From the Pontiella agarivorans genome, one window contains:
- a CDS encoding flavin reductase family protein encodes MELDFDQPELKNRAYYILSSLVTPRPIALVTTINKTGAVNAAPFSFFNLMGARPPICVFAPGNRDEETPKDTVLNIRENNQFVVNLVDEDIAEAMNACAASVPYGEDELKLSGLNPAESSAVQPPRISEAPASLECEAYDTLEIGNNRMVIGLIKRVHVRDEIYDAEAQRINAEHLKTIGRMAAPHWYCKTSDRFEMIRPE; translated from the coding sequence ATGGAACTGGATTTTGATCAACCTGAACTGAAAAACCGCGCCTATTACATTCTATCGTCGCTGGTTACACCGCGGCCGATTGCCCTGGTGACGACCATCAATAAAACGGGAGCCGTCAATGCCGCGCCGTTCAGCTTTTTCAACCTGATGGGAGCCCGCCCGCCGATCTGCGTTTTTGCGCCGGGCAATCGCGATGAGGAAACTCCGAAGGATACCGTGCTGAATATTCGCGAAAATAATCAGTTTGTAGTCAACCTGGTGGATGAAGATATTGCCGAGGCCATGAATGCCTGCGCTGCGTCGGTTCCCTATGGCGAAGATGAGCTGAAACTGAGCGGCCTGAATCCGGCCGAAAGTTCTGCGGTACAGCCGCCCCGTATTTCAGAAGCTCCGGCAAGTCTGGAGTGCGAGGCCTATGACACGCTGGAAATCGGAAACAACCGGATGGTCATCGGGCTGATCAAAAGGGTGCATGTCCGAGATGAAATTTATGATGCGGAAGCCCAACGGATCAATGCGGAGCACTTAAAAACCATAGGCCGAATGGCTGCGCCGCACTGGTATTGTAAAACATCCGACCGTTTCGAGATGATTCGCCCTGAATAA
- a CDS encoding transglutaminase family protein, with product MWLHASAHLEFQIPVPTPLLLMLRPRSGGQQWIAREAYVLSPSVPAIEFTDWFGNLCQRLVAPAGYFSIHTSVDVETAEACDAAPGAPFIEVQQLPDETLPYLYPSRYCESDRFSEMAASITAGSLCGYDQCSAIVDYIRNTVQYTPGMGQQIISATEVNQAGHGVCRDMAHLGIACCRALSIPARFVVGYLEGLQPMDLHAWFEAYISNRWYTFDATQSNLQGGRIAIAFGRDAADVAIYTQFGDPIDLLSMDIRVGRMTGPAN from the coding sequence ATGTGGCTGCACGCATCCGCTCATCTTGAGTTTCAGATTCCGGTTCCAACCCCCCTCTTGCTGATGCTGCGCCCGCGCAGCGGCGGACAGCAGTGGATCGCCCGCGAAGCGTATGTATTATCGCCCAGCGTCCCCGCCATTGAGTTCACCGACTGGTTCGGCAACCTCTGCCAACGGCTGGTGGCGCCGGCCGGGTATTTTTCCATTCATACTTCAGTTGATGTTGAAACAGCGGAAGCCTGCGATGCGGCCCCCGGGGCTCCGTTTATTGAAGTGCAGCAACTCCCGGACGAGACCCTGCCCTATCTTTATCCCAGTCGCTACTGTGAATCGGATCGATTCAGCGAAATGGCCGCATCGATCACTGCGGGCAGTCTTTGCGGATATGACCAGTGCAGTGCCATTGTCGATTATATCCGTAATACGGTACAATACACCCCCGGCATGGGACAGCAGATCATCAGTGCCACAGAAGTCAACCAGGCCGGCCACGGCGTCTGCCGCGATATGGCCCATCTCGGTATTGCCTGCTGCCGGGCCCTTTCGATTCCCGCCCGTTTTGTGGTCGGCTATCTCGAGGGGCTGCAGCCCATGGATCTGCATGCCTGGTTCGAGGCGTATATCAGCAACCGGTGGTATACGTTTGATGCCACACAATCCAATCTGCAGGGCGGCCGAATCGCCATTGCCTTCGGTCGCGACGCCGCAGACGTGGCGATTTATACGCAGTTTGGCGATCCCATTGATCTGCTCAGCATGGATATCCGTGTCGGCCGGATGACCGGACCGGCCAACTGA
- a CDS encoding glycine--tRNA ligase — MDALVSLCKRRGFIFQTSEIYGGINGFWDYGPLGVEMKRNIKACWWKSMTQLREDIVGLDSSIIMHPKVWEASGHVGNFKDPMLDCRETKGRYRADQIFVLKHNSDESALMFAYHENAPAPAEKKIKKIAKGEVSDYSEVALLDIPLEAYDKLVGPDTNEPGTLTEPRAFNLMFKTYVGPVEESSNVAYLRPETAQGIFAQFGNVLSTVRNKVPFGIAQIGKAFRNEINPRNYTFRSREFEQMELEFFIKPGTDAEQHEYWVNERLKWYEKVGLPEGRMHRDIHEGDALAHYASACTDIMYDFPFGTQELEGIAARGNFDLTQHQNTSGKKMEYRDEATGETYIPHVVEPSAGVDRIALALLCEAYREEWINKETGEIKTAEVGVRRAPEGHEARTVLRFAPCIAPYKVAVLPLVKNKEELVGKARELFEQLSKRWKVFYDQTGAIGRRYRRQDEIGTPLCVTVDFETIEDDNAVTVRDRDTMKQIRLPIDELEAYISNIVDF; from the coding sequence ATGGACGCACTTGTGAGTCTCTGCAAGCGGCGTGGGTTTATTTTCCAGACATCGGAAATTTACGGGGGAATCAACGGCTTCTGGGACTACGGTCCGCTCGGCGTTGAAATGAAGCGCAACATTAAAGCCTGCTGGTGGAAATCCATGACCCAGCTGCGCGAAGACATCGTCGGCCTCGACTCCTCGATCATCATGCATCCCAAAGTCTGGGAAGCCTCCGGCCACGTCGGTAACTTCAAGGATCCGATGCTCGATTGCCGCGAAACCAAAGGCCGCTACCGCGCCGACCAGATTTTTGTGCTCAAACACAACTCCGATGAGTCGGCGCTGATGTTTGCCTACCACGAAAATGCACCGGCTCCGGCGGAAAAGAAGATTAAGAAAATCGCCAAAGGCGAAGTTTCCGACTATTCCGAAGTCGCCCTGCTTGACATCCCGCTCGAAGCCTACGACAAGCTCGTCGGTCCCGACACCAACGAACCGGGCACGCTCACCGAACCGCGCGCCTTCAACCTGATGTTTAAAACCTACGTCGGCCCCGTCGAGGAAAGTTCCAACGTCGCCTACCTGCGGCCGGAAACCGCTCAGGGCATTTTCGCCCAGTTCGGCAACGTACTTTCCACGGTCCGGAACAAAGTGCCCTTCGGCATTGCGCAGATCGGCAAAGCGTTCCGGAACGAAATCAACCCGCGCAACTACACCTTCCGTTCGCGCGAGTTTGAACAGATGGAACTTGAATTTTTCATTAAGCCGGGAACGGACGCCGAACAGCACGAATACTGGGTGAACGAACGCCTCAAATGGTACGAAAAAGTCGGCCTTCCGGAAGGCCGTATGCATCGCGACATTCATGAAGGCGACGCCCTGGCCCACTATGCTTCGGCCTGCACCGACATTATGTACGACTTCCCCTTCGGCACCCAGGAGCTCGAAGGCATCGCCGCACGCGGCAACTTCGACCTCACGCAGCACCAGAACACCAGCGGCAAAAAAATGGAATACCGCGACGAAGCCACCGGCGAGACCTATATCCCGCACGTGGTTGAACCGTCGGCCGGCGTTGACCGTATTGCCCTGGCCCTGCTCTGCGAAGCCTACCGCGAAGAGTGGATCAACAAAGAAACCGGTGAAATCAAAACCGCCGAAGTCGGCGTTCGCCGTGCGCCGGAAGGCCACGAAGCGCGCACCGTCCTGCGTTTTGCGCCGTGTATCGCACCGTACAAAGTGGCCGTGCTGCCGCTGGTCAAAAACAAGGAAGAGCTCGTCGGGAAAGCCCGGGAACTCTTCGAGCAGCTTTCCAAACGCTGGAAGGTGTTCTACGACCAGACCGGTGCCATCGGACGCCGCTACCGCCGTCAGGACGAAATCGGAACGCCGCTCTGCGTAACCGTCGACTTTGAAACCATCGAAGACGACAACGCCGTCACCGTCCGCGATCGCGACACCATGAAACAGATCCGCCTGCCGATCGATGAGCTGGAAGCCTATATTTCCAACATCGTCGATTTCTAA
- a CDS encoding MFS transporter, with protein MMAQHPPNLDTSLRNSTIAGAIGMFFFMTIQNGPIPLMLEKLGAGGIAIGLTTTLFQLGMIVQVPATFYTERLTHRKTFFSITHGLARSFLAIPGIYMLTAKESLSPAILLTLAAIGLFGLVAQSSSPIWFSWMADLVPTDRSSSFWAQRQGWVMVTSLTTVAITGWFLDLFPEQSLDGFAWILILASVFGIMDIVIHWFVYEPEPQPVNRSLSAVKRIFHPLENPDFRYFTLAMCVWFFGLGFFAPFMNVYLKTEFALTYTHLSSIQMAGMLSGVIASFVGGHLISRMGLRTYGLAMVLTVPLFSIAWFILNGQSSGLLPILGKVPQPVVVLCCSSIIAGGVYAAVGLLQFNLLGVLSPAKGRTMAMAVHWSLIGAVSALGPVAGGWVKDWFTAHPPNLTLVTGTTVSWFQIIILIHDAIVWLVMFPLLLKISRKEGEWPIQKGVAHIFFLAPLRAVRNLYTFNPLLVKPKKR; from the coding sequence ATGATGGCTCAGCATCCTCCGAATCTGGACACCTCTCTGCGTAACAGCACGATTGCCGGCGCGATCGGTATGTTTTTCTTCATGACCATACAGAACGGACCGATTCCGCTGATGCTCGAAAAACTCGGCGCCGGCGGCATTGCCATCGGCCTGACCACCACCCTGTTTCAGCTCGGTATGATTGTACAGGTTCCGGCCACCTTCTACACCGAACGCCTCACCCACAGAAAAACATTCTTTTCGATCACGCACGGACTGGCCCGTTCATTTCTGGCGATTCCCGGCATTTATATGCTTACGGCCAAGGAATCGCTCTCCCCGGCCATCCTCTTAACACTGGCCGCCATCGGTTTATTCGGCCTGGTTGCCCAGTCCAGTTCGCCGATCTGGTTCAGCTGGATGGCCGACCTCGTGCCGACCGACCGGAGCTCTTCGTTCTGGGCCCAGCGTCAGGGGTGGGTTATGGTCACTTCCCTGACCACCGTAGCCATCACCGGCTGGTTCCTCGACCTTTTCCCGGAACAGAGCCTGGATGGATTTGCCTGGATTCTGATTCTGGCCTCCGTGTTCGGCATTATGGATATTGTAATCCACTGGTTTGTCTATGAACCGGAACCCCAGCCCGTTAACCGCTCACTTTCGGCCGTTAAACGCATCTTCCATCCGTTGGAAAATCCGGATTTCCGCTATTTCACCCTGGCCATGTGCGTCTGGTTTTTCGGGCTCGGTTTTTTTGCGCCGTTTATGAATGTTTATCTCAAAACGGAATTCGCCCTCACCTACACCCACCTCTCCTCGATTCAGATGGCGGGCATGCTCAGCGGCGTGATCGCAAGTTTCGTCGGCGGACACCTGATCAGCCGCATGGGACTGCGCACCTATGGCCTGGCCATGGTGCTGACCGTTCCGCTGTTTTCCATTGCATGGTTTATTCTGAACGGTCAGAGCAGCGGCCTGCTGCCCATTCTTGGAAAAGTTCCCCAGCCCGTGGTGGTTTTATGCTGCAGCTCCATCATTGCCGGCGGCGTATATGCCGCCGTCGGACTGCTGCAGTTTAATCTGCTCGGCGTTCTTTCTCCGGCAAAAGGCCGTACCATGGCAATGGCTGTGCACTGGTCACTGATCGGCGCAGTTTCCGCCCTCGGACCGGTGGCCGGCGGCTGGGTCAAAGACTGGTTTACCGCCCACCCGCCGAACCTTACGCTCGTAACGGGCACCACCGTCAGCTGGTTTCAGATTATCATTCTGATTCATGATGCCATCGTCTGGCTGGTGATGTTTCCCTTACTGCTTAAAATCAGCCGAAAAGAAGGCGAATGGCCCATTCAGAAAGGCGTTGCCCACATCTTTTTTCTGGCCCCGCTGCGCGCTGTCCGCAACCTGTACACCTTCAATCCGCTGCTCGTGAAACCGAAAAAGAGATAA
- a CDS encoding TlyA family RNA methyltransferase, whose product MPKIRLDQLLVQRELADSREQAQRLIRAGLVKVGEQVAAKPGHQYKDDAAVTLKEREKYVSRGGLKIEGAYKQFGFNLTDAICLDIGSSTGGFTDFMLQHGATKVYAIDCGTNQLHYKLRQDDRVIVMENTNARYITTAEVPEPADFCSIDTSFISLTNILPPLKQLIRPGGHIVSLIKPQFEAGKDQVGKGGVVRDPAIHEEVIEKIRTFGTEELGFQWLDLCTSPIKGPAGNVEFLAYWQV is encoded by the coding sequence ATGCCGAAAATTCGATTAGATCAGCTTCTTGTACAGCGCGAACTTGCCGACAGCCGTGAACAGGCCCAGCGGCTGATCCGCGCCGGTCTGGTAAAAGTGGGCGAACAGGTGGCGGCCAAACCGGGCCATCAATATAAAGACGACGCTGCCGTCACGCTCAAGGAGAGGGAAAAATATGTCAGCCGCGGCGGGCTTAAAATTGAAGGGGCGTACAAACAGTTCGGCTTCAATCTGACCGATGCGATCTGTCTGGATATCGGTTCCTCCACGGGCGGGTTTACCGATTTTATGCTTCAGCACGGAGCAACAAAGGTCTACGCCATCGATTGCGGAACCAATCAGCTGCACTACAAACTGCGGCAGGATGACCGCGTGATTGTGATGGAAAACACCAATGCACGCTACATCACCACCGCAGAAGTTCCCGAACCGGCCGATTTCTGTTCGATCGACACCTCGTTCATTTCGCTAACCAACATTCTCCCTCCGCTGAAACAGCTGATCCGGCCCGGCGGCCATATTGTTTCGCTGATCAAACCTCAGTTTGAAGCCGGCAAGGATCAGGTCGGAAAAGGCGGTGTGGTACGCGATCCCGCCATTCACGAAGAAGTTATTGAAAAAATTCGCACCTTCGGCACCGAAGAGCTGGGTTTCCAATGGCTGGACCTCTGCACTTCTCCCATAAAAGGTCCGGCCGGAAATGTGGAATTTCTGGCGTACTGGCAGGTTTAA